Proteins encoded by one window of Aphis gossypii isolate Hap1 chromosome X, ASM2018417v2, whole genome shotgun sequence:
- the LOC126551805 gene encoding uncharacterized protein LOC126551805 isoform X2 encodes MINVHSYFVYIYASAITTNMDLFQDKTTAVAQEFVDEHFESTEVQDISNNYYTIPSTSITAASTSKNSSRPSPLEHKKYGNYKPMEWTIETLLDLIHTTNDGRYILADAKRNDGSLSDDSQNLLTQLLINHLFQDNSKGTDLFFRKIADLIVEVFPKEQKSVYFIPAKTEGLHQAHAKGKLIERWKNVARRLRSVGVLSTVKKNSKILATEQTISFSEDIHAAKQWLANDGLTASFEDVLCKWQYTLELRKNEILNPSSQCLTDIFKSWPVLQGPRGFELIIKDFELCYSDSHEQFKDWNCFLNSWDIFTTKLLKIRRSSIKDKYALNLLSVLDLAELNGNVKTTHALKLLLLPYLIPTKTLICNITQNGQNKSWKPSLLESASAFSYYCTNLIGLQEDIEKRRSKYSQQGATIQPYIIIVGKDYNSIDTCYIRVNEKLWSFGCPVKAFEVCFKSYFVFNCSYPKECYDPWIVIQQELFKLVTAYDRSTAMTTSVINKLKSL; translated from the exons ATGATAAATGTGCAcagttattttgtatacatttatgcaTCAGCCATCACTACGAACATGGATTTGTTTCAAGATAAA ACAACTGCAGTAGCACAGGAGTTTGTTGATGAACATTTTGAAAGTACTGAAGTCcaagatatttcaaataattattatactatcccATCTACATCTATAACGGCTGCATCAACGTCTAAGAACAGTTCAAGACCATCGCCATTGGAACATAAGAAATATGGTAATTATAAACCAATGGAATGGACGATTGaa acattattagatttaatacaCACAACCAATGACGGTAGATATATTTTAGCTGATGCTAAACGAAATGATGGGTCCTTATCTGATGATTCGCAGAATTTACTCACACAACTTTTGATAAACCATCTGTTTCAAGACAATAGCaa aGGCACTGatctattttttagaaaaattgccGATTTAATTGTAGAAGTATTTCCTAAGGAGCAAAAA agcgTTTACTTTATACCTGCTAAAACAGAAGGTCTGCATCAAGCACATGCCAAAGGAAAATTGATAGAACGATGGAAAAATGTGGCTAGACGTTTACGATCAGTTGGTGTCTTaagtactgtaaaaaaaaattccaaaattttGGCAACAGAACAGACAATTTCATTTTCtg aagaTATACATGCTGCCAAGCAATGGTTAGCAAATGATGGATTAACAGCTAGTTTTGAAGATGTTTTATGTAAGTGGCAATATACATtagaattaagaaaaaatgaaattctGAATCCTAGTAGTCAATGTTTaacagacatttttaaatcgtgGCCAGTTCTTCAAGGTCCAAGAGGATTTGAATTG ATTATTAAAGACTTTGAATTATGTTACTCAGACTCACATGAACAATTTAAGGATTGgaattgttttttgaataGTTGGGATATATTTACTACTAAGCTCTTAAAAATTAGAAGAAGTTCTATTAAAGACAAATATGCTTTAAATCTTTTATCAGTACTAGATTTGGCTGAATTAAATGGAa atgTAAAAACAACTCATGCTTTGAAATTACTTTTGCTTCCCTATTTAATTCCAACCAAAACTCTTATTTGCAATATAACCCAAAACGGACAAAATAAATCTTGGAAGCCATCTTTATTGGAATCTGCTTCAGCGTTTTCTTATTATTGCACA aaTCTCATTGGACTTCAAGAAGACATTGAGAAAAGGCGTTCAAAGTACAGTCAACAAGGAGCCACTATTCaaccttatataattattgttggtaAAGATTATAACTCAATCGATACTTGTTATATTAGGGTAAACGAGAAGTTATGGTCATTTGGTTGTCCTGTTAAAGCATTTGAGGTTTGTTTTAagtcttattttgttttcaattgttCGTATCCCAAGGAGTGTTATGATCCTTGGATAGTAATTCAACAAGAGTTGTTTAAACTTGTAACTGCGTATGATAGATCAACTGCAATGACAACTtcagttattaataaactaaaatcattgtag
- the LOC114125775 gene encoding E3 SUMO-protein ligase KIAA1586-like: MESNKRTATSQKITNYFSSVPATKKHKPAVDEVAITNNLSGSKKQEVTINNDVVCTLDSASKPINENLVTQWPQDWSFEQWQSKKEKYAWMICHNAYYIAKNNRPYNDHFKLLELQALNGIDIGNMLHSRFSSTSIISHIAIEMKKKIVCNIVKSNSKLSVLIDESTTLSTKTAMVVYIKASISSEDPIFIFLALVELEHQTAENIVTQLIDCLHESGFNNEYLINNWISFVSDGASVLLGKKAGVAKRLKDIYPLIFSWHCLNHRLELAVNDTMKDLNSINHFKSFIDSLYVLYNNSPKNTNEIKEVCNELNIIFVKVGRVLDTRWVASSWRAVNAVWKIFPALSKHFYNSSIDKTKDSKTRKLSNLSLNLQNQKIILIEADSHIKRSIRILESFKDNIGDHMKEVEVFITSICNNLRSRLLEDTNDLSLMKDITVLDKSTWPVDIDIRYGEEEVKRLCKRFMLNKNDAINGLRVYIDEDKNPQDVFPELNNCIKTFPCSTAECERGFSVLNLICTDLRSTLTISNISNLMLININGPPLNLWSPESYVKSWLLQHRSTDDTRTKKTKNKEENTDAYKRKNDYDIPPAPIPVTAATMEMMRRNKENDYDIPPAPISVTTTMEIIRV; encoded by the exons ATGGAAAGTAATAAACGTACTGCTACTTcacaaaaaattactaattatttttcttctgtACCGGCGAccaaaaaacataaaccagCTGTTGATGAAGTTGCAATTACTAATAATCTGTCCGGTAGTAAAaaa caAGAAGTTACAATCAATAATGATGTTGTCTGTACATTAGATTCTGCTTCTAAAcccattaatgaaaatttg gtAACTCAATGGCCACAAGATTGGTCCTTTGAGCAGTGGCaatcaaaaaaagaaaaatatgctTGGATGATTTGTCACAATG CTTACTATAtagcaaaaaataatagaccttacaatgatcattttaaacttttggaATTGCAAGCACTTAATGGTATTGATATTGGAAACATGCTTCATTCAAGATTTTCATCTACTTCTATTATATCTCACATAGcaattgaaatgaaaaaaaaaatagtgtgtAACATTGTTAAgtctaattcaaaattatcagTTTTGATTGATGAATCAACCACACTGAGTACAAAAACTGCTAtggttgtatatattaaagcaTCGATATCTTCTGAGGatcctatttttatatttttagcccTAGTTGAACTTGAACATCAAACAGCAGAAAATATAGTTACCCAGCTTATTGATTGTTTACATGAATCtggatttaataatgaatatttaataaataattggataTCTTTCGTCAGTGACGGAGCAAGTGTCCTTTTAGGAAAAAAGGCAGGAGTTGCAAAGAGATTGAAAGATATATATCCATTAATATTTAGCTGGCATTGTTTAAACCATAGGCTGGAACTTGCTGTTAATGATACAATGAAAGATTTAAACTCtatcaatcattttaaatcatttatcgaCTCTTTGTAtgttctgtataataattctccaaaaaatactaatgaaaTTAAAGAAGTTTGTAATGAattgaacattatatttgtaaaagttGGAAGAGTTCTGGATACTAGATGGGTAGCAAGCAGCTGGAGAGCGGTCAATGCAGTATGGAAAATATTTCCTGCTTTAAGTAAGCATTTTTATAACTCTTCTATAGATAAAACTAAAGATTCTAAAACAAGAA AACTTTCAAACTTATCTTTGAatcttcaaaatcaaaaaataattctcatAGAAGCAGATTCACATATTAAAAGATCAATTAGAATTTTAGAAtcttttaaagataatataggAGATCATATGAAAGAAGTTGAAgtt ttcaTAACTAGTATCTGTAATAATCTAAGAAGTAGATTATTAGAAGATACTAATGACTTAAGTTTGATGAAAGATATCACAGTTCTTGATAAAAGTACTTGGCCAGTTGATATAGACATAAGGTATGGTGAAGAAGAAGTCAAACGTTTGTGCAAACGtttcatgttaaataaaaatgatgcaATAAACGGATTGAGAGTATACATAGATGAAGATAAAAATCCTCAAGATGTATTTCCTGAATTAAATAACTGCATTAAAACTTTTCCTTGCTCAACTGCTGAGTGTGAACGTGGTTtcagtgttttaaatttaatttgcacCGATCTTAGGTCTACATTaactatatctaatatttcaaatttgatgttgataaatataaatggacCCCCACTTAATTTATGGAGCCCAGAGTCCTATGTTAAAAGTTGGTTACTTCAACACAGATCAACAGATGACACTAgaactaaaaaaactaaaaacaaagaaGAAAATACAGATGCATATAAAAGAA
- the LOC126552361 gene encoding E3 SUMO-protein ligase ZBED1-like gives MLSLKDGPVMLNAQEWEVIEDIIPILKPFEVMTTELSGENYPTLAMVIPLVRGLHISLVSKQTRTYLGQLLKQKLLENLNSRFKLIEEQNPKPEFSRATLLDPRFKKLAFQHTINAENAEKSITDELSLLISEHLNEENSNISETPEIQTISNNEAVDLWSFLDDKLNTERTQVTSEIKANRFLDQTQNTAG, from the exons ATGCTTTCCTTAAAAGATGGGCCTGTAATGTTAAATGCGCAAGAATGGGAAGTAATAGAAGATATTATCCCCATATTAAAACCATTTGAAGTAATGACTACTGAGTTATCAGGAGAGAACTATCCGACATTGGCAATGGTTATTCCATTAGTAAGAG gtttacACATTTCTCTAGTATCAAAACAAACGAGAACATACTTAGGTCAGCTACTCAAGCAAAAATTGCTGGAAAATTTAAACAGTCGTTTTAAACTCATTGAAGAGCAAAATCCTAAACCTGAGTTTTCAAGAGCGACTCTACTTGACCctcgttttaaaaaattggcaTTTCAGCATACAATTAATGCTGAAAACGCAGAAAAGAGTATTACAGATGAACTATCTTTACTTATCAGTGAACATTTGAATG AagaaaattctaatatttctGAAACTCCTGAAATTCAAACCATCTCTAATAATGAAGCTGTCGATTTATGGAGTTTCTTGGATGATAAACTGAATACAGAACGAACTCAAGTTACATCA GAAATCAAAGCCAACCGATTTTTGGATCAAACACAAAATACTGCTGGGTGA
- the LOC126551805 gene encoding uncharacterized protein LOC126551805 isoform X1 has product MINVHSYFVYIYASAITTNMDLFQDKFLYPNSFASQTTAVAQEFVDEHFESTEVQDISNNYYTIPSTSITAASTSKNSSRPSPLEHKKYGNYKPMEWTIETLLDLIHTTNDGRYILADAKRNDGSLSDDSQNLLTQLLINHLFQDNSKGTDLFFRKIADLIVEVFPKEQKSVYFIPAKTEGLHQAHAKGKLIERWKNVARRLRSVGVLSTVKKNSKILATEQTISFSEDIHAAKQWLANDGLTASFEDVLCKWQYTLELRKNEILNPSSQCLTDIFKSWPVLQGPRGFELIIKDFELCYSDSHEQFKDWNCFLNSWDIFTTKLLKIRRSSIKDKYALNLLSVLDLAELNGNVKTTHALKLLLLPYLIPTKTLICNITQNGQNKSWKPSLLESASAFSYYCTNLIGLQEDIEKRRSKYSQQGATIQPYIIIVGKDYNSIDTCYIRVNEKLWSFGCPVKAFEVCFKSYFVFNCSYPKECYDPWIVIQQELFKLVTAYDRSTAMTTSVINKLKSL; this is encoded by the exons ATGATAAATGTGCAcagttattttgtatacatttatgcaTCAGCCATCACTACGAACATGGATTTGTTTCAAGATAAA tttttatatccGAATTCATTCGCATCACAGACAACTGCAGTAGCACAGGAGTTTGTTGATGAACATTTTGAAAGTACTGAAGTCcaagatatttcaaataattattatactatcccATCTACATCTATAACGGCTGCATCAACGTCTAAGAACAGTTCAAGACCATCGCCATTGGAACATAAGAAATATGGTAATTATAAACCAATGGAATGGACGATTGaa acattattagatttaatacaCACAACCAATGACGGTAGATATATTTTAGCTGATGCTAAACGAAATGATGGGTCCTTATCTGATGATTCGCAGAATTTACTCACACAACTTTTGATAAACCATCTGTTTCAAGACAATAGCaa aGGCACTGatctattttttagaaaaattgccGATTTAATTGTAGAAGTATTTCCTAAGGAGCAAAAA agcgTTTACTTTATACCTGCTAAAACAGAAGGTCTGCATCAAGCACATGCCAAAGGAAAATTGATAGAACGATGGAAAAATGTGGCTAGACGTTTACGATCAGTTGGTGTCTTaagtactgtaaaaaaaaattccaaaattttGGCAACAGAACAGACAATTTCATTTTCtg aagaTATACATGCTGCCAAGCAATGGTTAGCAAATGATGGATTAACAGCTAGTTTTGAAGATGTTTTATGTAAGTGGCAATATACATtagaattaagaaaaaatgaaattctGAATCCTAGTAGTCAATGTTTaacagacatttttaaatcgtgGCCAGTTCTTCAAGGTCCAAGAGGATTTGAATTG ATTATTAAAGACTTTGAATTATGTTACTCAGACTCACATGAACAATTTAAGGATTGgaattgttttttgaataGTTGGGATATATTTACTACTAAGCTCTTAAAAATTAGAAGAAGTTCTATTAAAGACAAATATGCTTTAAATCTTTTATCAGTACTAGATTTGGCTGAATTAAATGGAa atgTAAAAACAACTCATGCTTTGAAATTACTTTTGCTTCCCTATTTAATTCCAACCAAAACTCTTATTTGCAATATAACCCAAAACGGACAAAATAAATCTTGGAAGCCATCTTTATTGGAATCTGCTTCAGCGTTTTCTTATTATTGCACA aaTCTCATTGGACTTCAAGAAGACATTGAGAAAAGGCGTTCAAAGTACAGTCAACAAGGAGCCACTATTCaaccttatataattattgttggtaAAGATTATAACTCAATCGATACTTGTTATATTAGGGTAAACGAGAAGTTATGGTCATTTGGTTGTCCTGTTAAAGCATTTGAGGTTTGTTTTAagtcttattttgttttcaattgttCGTATCCCAAGGAGTGTTATGATCCTTGGATAGTAATTCAACAAGAGTTGTTTAAACTTGTAACTGCGTATGATAGATCAACTGCAATGACAACTtcagttattaataaactaaaatcattgtag
- the LOC126552362 gene encoding E3 SUMO-protein ligase ZBED1-like gives MLSKKNSSNVWCYFTKNINKPDEAKCNLCHTVYKHGHGTSNLHEHLRRKHKSKLDADKSKFELDKDLDLQFQQGEASTSTSKRSFRETTIMTNNSINEVQVPVLKNQTKQLLLSKRFGIPSEKQKTDFVRSIVEMITDDLQPLSFVENSGFQNVIRLLDSRYLELLPSRRTLTRSILPELYSTTKNKLQDILNKSSYISITSDIWTSLNTDSFMTITVHTFDSAFVLKTFVLCTLKLENSHTGEYLSQTLENIFNEWGIRHKIVAIVTDSGANIKSAVKKLRIPHIPCTAHILNLIVTQALVFRSPYGDNTDNDVLEPNECQNTQNLNDLLKKCRSIMEQ, from the exons TTATGTCATACTGTGTACAAACATGGTCACGGTACATCAAATCTGCACGAACATTTGCGCCGTAAACATAAGTCAAAACTTGACGCAGATAAGTCTAAATTTGAATTGGACAAAGATTTAGATTTGCAATTTCAACAAG gagAGGCATCAACATCAACATCCAAACGTAGTTTTAGGGAAACAACTATAATGACAAACAATTCAATTAATGAAGTTCAAGTACCtgtattgaaaaatcaaacaaaGCAATTACTTCTTTCaaaaag atttggTATTCCATCAGAAAAACAAAAGACAGACTTTGTGAGATCGATTGTTGAAATGATAACTGATGATTTGCAACCACTATCGTTTGTTGAAAATAGTGGATTTCAAAACGTTATTCGATTGCTTGATTCAAGGTACTTAGAGCTTTTACCAAGTCGCCGAACACTAACAAGAAGCATCTTACCTGAACTATACTctactaccaaaaataaactacaagATATTTTGAACAAATCTAGCTATATTTCCATTACTTCGGATATATGGACATCATTAAATACAGATTCGTTTATGACTATTACTGTCCACACGTTTGATAGTGCTTTCGTTCTTAAAACATTTGTGTTATGcactttaaaattagaaaatagtcATACAGGGGAATATCTTAGTCAAACgttggaaaatatatttaatgaatgggGAATTAGACACAAAATTGTAGCAATTGTAACAGATTCAGGGGCTAATATTAAATCTGCcgtaaaaaaattacgaataCCACACATACCTTGTACAGcgcacatattaaatttaattgttaccCAAGCTTTAGTATTTAGAAGTCCATATGGTGACAATACTGACAATGATGTTTTAGAACCTAATGAATGTCAAAATACTCAAAatctaaatgatttattaaagaaGTGTCGTTCCATt ATGGAACAGTAG